DNA sequence from the Candidatus Bathyarchaeota archaeon genome:
TATTTCCCCAAGAATGCGAAGTATATCCAGATAGATATTGATCCTTTCGAGATAGGTAGAAACTGGATACCTGATGTCCCCATCGTTGGAGATGCGAGGCTCGTGCTGGAAGATTTGATCGATGTTTTAAAGGTGAGAGTAAGTAGGATTAGGCTTGAAGATATGCCGAGGGTCATGGCTATTCTCAAGGCGAAGAGAGAGTTTGAAGCTGAAGTTGAGAAGGAATGTTATGCCGAAGATACCAAGTTAAAGACTAAGAGGGTTATCAGGGAGTTGAATAAGGTCTTTGGAAAGGACACTATCCTATGTACTGAAAATGGAATGCAAGACCTATGGGCATACTACTTCCCATACTATAAAGTCTTAAATTTTGGAGATACTTTTCCGCCTGCAGAGCAAACCCTGATGGGTGCAGCTGTGGCAGGTTCGATAGGCGCCAAACTGGCCTCGCCCAAAAAGAAGGTTGTATGCACAACAGGTGATGGAGCCTTCCAAATGTTCATGAAGGAGATGCCGACAGCGGTCCAGTATGAGGCTCCAGTAACCTGGATAGTGCTGAACAATTACAGTCTAGGATGGATAAAATATATTCAGAAAATGTTGGGTGAACGTTTCATAGCGACTGACTTCAAGGTTCAACCAGACTTCGTGAAGGTAGCTGAAGCGAACAGATGTTTCGGACGAAGAGTTGAGAGACCCCGAGACGTCGAGCCTGCCCTCAGAGAAGCCCTAAAAGCCAATACTGAAGGGACCCCTGCGATGGTTGAGGCAGTCATAGAACCCTACGATGCACCTGAAGGGTTCAAAGACTTTCACCGTGAGATCTGGAATATCCCCACTTAAACATCCTCTACATAATAAAGCCACTAAACATATGCAACTTGGAACCAGTATACCACGTTCAACTACTAACTTATCTACTATGCTCGATGCGACACCACTCAAAAATCAATGAGCCCAATCCCATTAGCTATAACAAGTACAGGATGAAAATGTAAGAATTTTTCAGTAAAATTTCATTCAGAAGACACCTTAGGACAAATGTTCTATTAAAATTTTTATTCCAGTTCCAATCAGAATAAGCCCACCTAGGAGTCCAATTCTAAAACCCATTATCGACCCTATTCTGTTTCCTGAGAGTACTCCCAAGAATGACAGTATAAACGTCACCAACCCTATGATTATCATCGGAGTTGCGATTGCAACCTTTAGTATGGCGAATGTCACTCCAACAGCCAAAGCATCCATACTCGTCGCTATCGACAACCCTATCAGAACATCGATGCTGAGAGCATCTTTAAACCTAGACTCCGAGTTTCTAGACTCATAGACCATCCTGCAACCTATAAGAAACAGGAGAGAGAAAACTATCCAATGATCCACCATAGAGAATACGCCAAATAATAGACTGGAACCTATGAGCCACCCAACCAAAGGCATTACAGCCTGAAATATTCCGAAGGAACCGGCGATCGCAAGAGTATCCTTAAGCCTCAAAGGTCTTATACACATCCCATTTGCGATGGATACGGCTGAAGCATCCAAAGCCAAGCAGACCGCGATCAGAATTATATAGAATACATCCATCCAACATCAACCTTGAAACCAATCAATGAAGCGAGAGGAAAGCCAGATTATTCTCCTCTCCAATCTCAATGTTATTACACCAACGATCAAACCTATCACACTACCGAAGAGAACATCAGTAGGATAGTGAACCCCTAGATATAGTCTGCTGAAAGCAACGGTAGCAGCCAGAGAGTAGGCGAGTAGACTCTTCCTCCATCCTCCTCTGATGACTGTTGCAAGAGCAAATATCCTTTCCGAATGTCCACTTGGAAAACTCGAGCCAGCCTCATAATCGAGGGGAACAACGGTTGGCAGGGTTGAGTAAGGTCTGAGCCTTGTAACAGTCGCCTTCAAAGGGGACACGACGAGCGTTCCAAGGATTATCGTTACGAATATCAAGAGAGCCTCCTCCTTATAGCCGAGTAGGTATAGTAGGACACAAAAAATTACCAATACTGACGTGGCGCCTAAATGGGTCACCGAACCAAAGAAGACATTGAGAATAGGTGTAAGAAGAATGGGATTAATGTGCAAAAGTAGGACGGCATCCCAGTAGGTAATGTGTTGAGGAAAAATATCAGGTCCTGGAGGAGTATGCCCACTTAACATCATTTCATCTACATATTCGAAGATAACGCTGGCGATTACAATTAGCATAGAGAGAAGGATGTTCCTTGTTCCAATGCGAGTCCTACCTCTACACACACTCTTCATCAGATTTCAAATAATCCCACTAATCTGAGGATTTAAAATCTTTCATAGCTCTCCAATTGAGTTTGATTACCAATATGGTGTTTCTATAGTTGTGTTAACATGTGTATTTTGATGAAGCTTTTGGTAGTTTATATGCAACGACTGCTACAACATAGAAAACAGCGATAACATGGTATGAAAAAGCCGAAGCATCCTGGTATGGGTAAGGAATTTCCGCATACAGACCAGATACTGTTTTTGTCGGCAATATTCTTCTTTGCAGTTTGGATTCTGGGCTCCTTTGTTCTTGGAGTTCAGTAAAAAGGATCTCTCTACGTGGGTCGGATTCGAACCCACGTAGGGCTACCCCACGGGATAACCCAACTCAACTTTTTCATGTTCTTGAGTCTCACGCGCCATTACGAATGTACGAAAGTTGCGAAATATATGAGGAATCACTTTTCCAGAAGGTTCAAAAAGTCTTTGAATGAGATCCTTTTTACTCCAACCCTATCGTAGGCTTCATCGTTTGAAATGATTGATAAATTATTACTTAATGCTACAGAAGCATGTAAAGCATCGAAGAATGTTAAGGCCGTGTCTTGGACCATTAACTCTTCACATAGAATTAGGTCATCGGATGAAATAGTTATCTCCAAAAGGTTTGACGCGGCTGATTTCGCTTTTATCAATGTCAGGGCGTTGATTCTCTCGGAGGAGCTTTTTTCGTAGCTTACCATGACTTCGCGGATCTCAATTAATGCTGAGACAGGGTAGTAGATAGTGAATGGTTTGGTCGCCGTGTAAGTGTTCAGTATTCTTGAAACCGTATCGTAACTTCTGTCTTTAGGCTGAAAGCCGAATAGAAACTCGGTCTCAACCATGAAACTTCCGTTCATTTAAGAGGTCTCCCCCAGAAGATGTTCCTCAGCCCTTTTCCGCTCTTCCCTACTAAATGTGATGTCACCGACAAGTTCGGCGAGTGCTTCATCGATATTATCCGGGATTGGAATCAAGATTATGTATGGTGGCCTGGCCAGCAAGTAAACCTTTTGACCAATCCTTAAGGGAGTTTTTCTACGTATCTCTTGAGCAATAGTCAAACGGTATTTTGGACCAACCTCAACAATAGTCATTAACACCACTTTGCCTAATGCAATACTGTAAAGGATGTAAGTGTTACTTTTCGCAAAAAAGTGACACAAATCTAGAATTTGGACCACAATACATCTCTCGACTCAATATAGAATTCTTCGCAATGTAGAGCCTGTTAGGTGTCCAGCCTCAGAGCCCTTGCACCTCTACTTTTCACCTGAGTACAGCCCTTTAAGCGGAAGACTTTAACTTTCATAACGACGAGATTTCTGAGATGTCAAGTTTGATTTTGAACCTCATCGATCTTTGAAGCAACCTAGACTTCGTCCACTTAACAGCCAGCATAGGTATCATCTTCCACAGCTCCTGCTGTGTCAGTTGGAGTATCACACCTGATGGTAAGGTTACCATAGACTCTGAGAGCCCAGGCATCACTTGGAACGGTTTCCGTAGACTACCCAATCCCGAATCGATGAGCTGCCTGTGAACGATGGCTACTGATGGGACTCTTACGCTGAACCTGTGCCAGCTTCTAAAGTGAAGACTTGGTACCTGTTGACTTGGGGCGGTGTCTGCAGCAACCAGACGCAGCTCAACACTGCCCAACCTGACCCTACCCTTATTAATTTTAGTACTCATAGCGCCAAGTTGCTCTAGTAGGACCCCTCGTCTTTCAACGGCCTGGGAGACGTTATCTGCATGGAACGGACACATAACGTTTTGGCCGGGTGGCAGATGATGTTCATCTCCGGATCCAGGCTGAAAGTCATGTCCTCCCGTACTGGGGCGTCGATCTCTACGGAACTCAAGACCTCGGATTCTGGACGTTATCCCTCGACATGACCTAGAAGTTCGAGGGAGACCGTTCCAACATTCAAGAGCGCCGCCGGTATAGAAGTCTGCGTCTCACCCAAATCAAATCTTAGGAATGGTCTTAAGCCTATTCTGGAAGTAGGCTCTTGTAGGGCCGCTTCGATGTCCGGAACGTTTGCGATCAGCGATTCGAGTTCTAAGAAAGATCCCCTGAAACTAGCCCTACCCGAGAAGGCATATATGCCTTCTTGCGAGCGCTAGATAAGCAAGATAGTGACAGATGTCTTTCCCCAGTTGCCATTGCAAGTAGCGCGATGGTATGAAAAGTACTTCACGGAGGCGACGCTCATGCCATTGTATGAACGCTTTCATTTGTGGTTTGGATGCACACAAGGATTCGCCCTACGCGACAATAATGGATTATAATGGTGTGGCTGAGCACCAGATATGGTCTTCTCTGCTCGCGTTAGCAAGCAATATTTGTGTGTGCTAGGTTTGGTGCGGGGGGTGGGATTCGAACCCACGTAGGGCTACCCCACGGGATAACCCAACTCAACTTTTTCATGTTCTTGAGTCTCACGCGCCTTTTCGGTAGCGTCCCGCGCATTTGGCCTGGCTCTGCTACCCCCGCCGAATCTAAAAATATGGATAGATTAAGAATAAATATTTCTTTGAATATTCAGAAAGGTTCATAACTTATGATTATAGTAGTTCTATCTCCACGAATACGTCTTCTGGGGTTCTGATCCTCATCAGCCTCTTGAGGAATCTTTCATTTGGATCTACGTCGATTAGTCTCTTGTGGATTCTCATCTCCCATTTATCCCATGTGTGGGTTCCTTGGCCGCATGGGGTCTTCCTCGTTGGGACTATCAGCCTCTTTGTTGGTAGGGGTATGGGTCCTCTCAGTTTGACAGCTGTTCTCTCCGCTATCTTCTTTATCTCCTCACATATTGAGGTTAGATGGTCTGGTCTTGTGCTTGTGAGTCTTATTCTGGCTTTGCCTGGCATCGCCTATTCCTCCACCTGACCGGCGGTGGTGGAGATTAGGAGCATGGTCGATTTTAAAAAGGTTTAGGTGGAGGACCTAGGTAGGCCCTAGGCTTTCTCAGTGACCTCTTTGACGACCCCTACCGCTATGGTCATACCCATGTCTCTTACAGCGAATCTTCCAAGCTGCGGGATCTCACTGTAAGGTTCGACAACCATCGGGTTCAGGGGTCTAAGCCTGACCAGGGCGCCGTCTCCAGTCTTCAGGAATGCTGGTTTCTGCTCTATAACCTGGCCTGTCCTCGGATCTATCTTCGCTATCAACTCTGAGAATGTAGCTGCCATTGTTGCTGTATGTGCGTGCAGAACCGGTGTGTATCCTTGGGCTATCGCTGTCGGATGGTGTATGACTATTATCTGGCCTATGAACTCCTTCGCTACTGTTGGAGGATTATCAGGGTGGCCTACGACGTCACCTCTGTGGATCGCTGATTTATCTACACCCCTGACGTTGAACCCTATATTGTCCCCAGGCTCAGCTTTGGGGATCTTTGTGTGATGTGTCTCTATCGACTTACATTCTCCTACAATGTTTCCAGGCATGAAGACTATCTTGTCACCCTCCTTCAATACTCCTGTCTCAACTCTGCCCACAGGGACTGTTCCAACACCTGTGATGGAGTATACGTCTTGGACAGGTATTCTGAGGGGTTTATCGATCGGTTTCGGTGGGAGTGTGAATGAGTCTAGGACCTCAATCAATGTCGGTCCCTTGTACCATGGCATCTTATCGCTGGGCTTCGTCAGGTTGTCACCTGTCCATCCCGAGACTGGGACGAAGGCTATCTTTGAAGTATCGTATCCAACCGTCTTGAGTAAGGATTCAACCTCCCTCTTGCACTCCTCAAATCTGGCTTGGGACCAGTTCACAGTAGCGTCATCCATCTTCGTTATGGCCACCGCTATCTGGTTCACACCCAACGTTCTTGCAAGGTAGGCGTGTTCTCTCGTCTGGCCCCCAGGTCCGACGCCGACCTCGAACTCACCCTTCCTCGCTGAGACTGTTAGAATGGCGCAGTCAGCCTGGCTTGTACCGGTTATCATGTTCTTTATGAAGTCTCTGTGTCCTGGAGCGTCTATTATTGTGAAGAAGAGTTTAGGGGTCTCGAACTTCTGGAAGCTGAGGTCTATGGTGACCCCTCTCTCACGCTCCTCCTTCAGGCTGTCAAGAACCCAAGCGAACTTGAAAGTCTCTCCAGCCCCGGTCTTCTCAGACTCCCTAGCGTACTCTTCAATCTTCTTTGCGTCGATGTAGCCTGTCTGGTATAGTAGGTTGCCTGTCATGGTGCTCTTCCCATGGTCCACATGGCCTATGACTATCATGTTCAAATGGGGCTTCTGACTCAAGGTCTTACCCTCTCCACATCATACATTTCATACTCCTAGATAGACAGCACATATTTAAGGATTAGAGTTCAGCCTCACCTGGAGGCTAGGGCAATCCTCTCCATCTCGTCACGCCTTCTTACGGCGAAACTCTTATCGTCTCTGGAGGCAGCGTATATTATCTCATCTGCAAGGGCCTCATCTATAGTCTTAGGGTTGCTGAAGGCCACCTGCCTCGCCCCATCAGCTAGGTGTCGGAGGGCTAGGTCGACCCTGCGTTGGGGTGAGATATCGACTGAGACTGGGTATACGACTCCACCGTAGGCTACTCGGGTCACATCCTCACATGGAGCCGAGTTCACTATAGCATCGATGAGAACTTGGATAGGGTTCCTCCCAGTCTTCAAATGAATTATATCTAGGGCATTCCTCACTATCCCTTCAGCCTTTGCCTTCTTCCCACCACACCTTCCATGTCTCATCATATTATTCACCAGCCTCTCCACAATGTTCACGTTCGACTTCATGAATTTCTGATGTTCATGTCTTCCACCGCTGTGGGGGATGATTGTAGGTTTGAGGCTTATGTAACGTTTCAATCCTGGGTCGCGAACCTCTACTCCTTCGCAACCCCATTTATCGAAGATCTTGAAGACTGAGAGGGCCTTCTCCTCCTTGCTCAAACTTTAGACACCAACCTCGGCTCCTATCAAGAATTTGAGGCTTGATAATAAGGGTTTGGATCAGAATATGAGTCTGTTCTGAATCCTAATAATTTTAAGTATTGCTTGATTTTTAGGGGCGGTGGCGGCTTCCCCTGAGGCTCAGGGTCCCTCACAGGGGCGGTTTCCCACCGGTCTTCTGGACCCTGTTATCCTGCCAGCGCCGGGCCGTCCGCCTTACGACTGCTCTCTTCCGAGCCTCATCGGGTTCGGCGGTTAGGATGTGGGCAACCCCCCTACAGGGGCACCCCAACCTCCGTCGACCCGGCAGGGCAGGGCTTCATCGTCGACAGGTGGGGCCTACCGATGTTTGGAGGCCCCTAACCTCAAGGTTGACGGATCCCCGCATGTAGCCGATTTCGGGCGACAGGGAACGGCTGGCTCCCCGATCCCCCGCCACCGCCAATACTTGTTATATACAAGCTTTCAATTAAGCTTCTCGAAGGACACATATCTTCGACTATTTGTGTCACCGATTATTTTGCATACTTCACATATCTCCCCGCTCGTCGGGTATCCACATGACTTGCACGTTTGCATGTTGAAGATTTGATTGTCGAGTAGGCGGCTCAGCCTCAACTTTGAAGAGTACACCGTATATTTTATTCCCGGATGATTCTCTTCTAACATGTTTATTATATTCCTGACCTCACCCCTTAGGGCTTCACTTCTATATGGGCATGGTGTGATTTGAAAATCTAAGCCTACGATATATGCGTATAAGGCGACTTCACGTTCATATATCTCAGATAAAGGTTTGATTCTAGGTATGAACCTTCCCTGAGGGTCTCTGAGGTATGGGCCTGACCTGAGAAGTCTGTCAACCCCTCCATGAATAATGTTCAGTAGGGCTGTCTGAACCTCATCGTCGAGGTTATGTGCTGTAGCTATTTTGTTTGCACCTATATTCCTGGCAGCTATCTCCAAGGCCCGTCTTCTCAACACGCCACAGTAAGAGCATGGGGTGACCCTCGATGTTTCTCTTTTTTTCTGGACAATATCATCCAGGGTAACTTTGAAAAACTCTTTGAAGGAGAAGACTCTATGTTCTATGTTGATTCTCTCCGATAGGGATCTGGCTAGGGATAGGGCTTCATCCCTATAGTTTCTAATACCTTCATCTATGGTTACTGCGAAGATCTTTGATGAGGGGAATCTAGACTTGAGCTTACGCATTATCCATAAGAGTGCCAGGCTGTCTTTGCCGCCTGAGACCGCTACTGCAATCTTGTCTTCTGGTCCAAGCATCTTATATTTGGAGATTGTGGACCTAACCTTATTTTCTATACTCTTTTTGAAACATCTCTTACATAGGTCGACGCCTTCAAAATTCCTCCTATAGAAAGCTGGTCCACCGCAGAGGCTGCATTGCATGATCTTAGACCCTTATCAAGCCAAAGTTGGTAAACGACATGGCTATGTTCAAGCCTACTATTGAAGTGAATATTATGCTGGAGACTATTCTAACCCTCTTGGCCGCATCCTTGGATCTTGAGCTGATTATTGAGTGGAGTACCTTGTCCCCGTCTAGGGGGTATAATGGCAACATGTTGAAGATGGCTATCCAGACCAAAAGTACCGATGTCCAGTACTCAGTATAGTATAGGTGGTAAGGCAATTCTTTGGGTAGAAAATATTTTGGAGGATAATAGTTGAACGGATATATTCCGATCAAGGCCCTCGCTGGATCTTGTGGATGCGGCTTAGTGACGACTTCGACTCTACCTTTATCAGTCGATAATGATAGGGCTGCGCCAGGCTGGATGTTACCCATGAACCTTGAGAGTTCGTCGACGCTCTTTATCGGTTGGCCATTTATTGAATAGATCACATCCCATTTGGCCAAGCCTGCATCTGATGCGCCGCCTCCAGGGACGAGTCCAGAGACCAGTATTCCAGATGGTCCCTCATAGAATGGGCTCAGAGTCGCTGTGAAGTTGATGAAGAGCAATGTTACAAGCATCCATGCCGCCAGGTTTGCTGAGGAGCCTGCTGAGTATACCCTGAGTTTGGTTGATAGGGGTGACTTCTCAAGATGCTCCTCGTCGAGCTCAACGAAGCCTCCCGGAATGATGAATGCAAAAAATATTCCTGCCGACTTCAATGGCACACCGTCAGTCAAGCCTGCCAGTGCATGGGCCGACTCATGAGTCACCAGAACCACGGCTAGGGCGACTATGATGTAGGGTAAGGTTTCAAGGCTGATCGTTAAACCTGGAAGAAGCAGGACCATACCGGCTGCTTCAGACGTTTTGTAAGTTAGGTTGAATAGGTTCTGGGACATGAAATACACTATGTAAACCATTTGGCCTATGGCTATGGGAACCCCAATATTTGCCATGATCCTCCATATGCTCCGACCTCTTCTAGATATTGACTCTAAATTCTTGTTCAGATATGAAGTCTTCAAAATTAAAAATAGAGGCCCTACTGTGACTCCTCTCTTCTCCCAATTGAAGAGTTTCGATAATATGAAGAGTAAGGCCATGACCCCGAAATATATGGAGGCTACGACAACGATTTCATTCATAATTCATCAACGGTTTATCGACATCATTCTATGTGTTCTTATAGACTGCATATCTTGACTGTCCATTATTAAAACTTAGAGGGTTGATGTGAAGTATTGTTTTTAGAAATTTCTATGTCTTGAATATCGCAGGAAAGCGGCTATGCCTCCTAGGGAGTCAAGTTTCCTCCCGCCTTCATGTCCTGTACTCACAATTACCACTCTTCCTCCTTTCGACTCAACAGTCTTGAGAATACTCTCAAGCCTAATCCTCTCCTCCCCTTCAGCCGACCTCAGCTTATCATCGCATACTAGGACTGTCTGAACGGCCCCTGATATTGCGTCGCTCTCAACTTCCTCTATACCGTATGATACATCTCCTCTGGATGCTCCGAGTCTGGCTAAAAGCTCCTCAACCAATCCAGACTCCTCAATAATCCTGGACTCCTTCAAAACCTTGCCGACGACGCCGACCCTCACAGCCTCCAAGACACCTGCTACTCCTCCACTGCTGACACTCTTGACGGCGGCAATATTATCAGATAATTCTGGGAAGTTCTTTCTCAGGTGTCGGACCAGATGCTCTTTCGCGAAGGCTGGGCCTACGACGACTATTCTGCCATCAACCTTCTCATGTACCTTGACTAGAGCCCCCGATATTTCTCCCAGATACTTCAACATGGCTTGTTCACGCCTATCCGCTTCACGTTTGCTTGGTAAGCCAGACTTCAACTCGACGTTAACCTCGACACCTGACGTTCTCGAGACGCCTATAGCACACTCGTCATTGTCCAAGGCTACGATTATGATTGGGGGGCCAGGTCTAACTGCCTTCCTCAAACTACCAATGTCATGTTGAGCCCAATACTCTTTGATTATTGTTGCAACTTTACCTTCATGTAGGTTGATGGTGTGGTGTGAACCTAGAACACTGAGGTCTTCGGGGGCATCTATTATGGTCCCGTGGATTCTGAGTCTAGCCAGATCCTTATCATAGTAAACCTTCTCAACACTCAATCCCAAGTTTGCAGGTACACGCCTACTCGACGTTCCGCCGACCCTCTCAACCTTGACCTCACGGGTAGTTCTGGAGTATATCTTATCGCCCTTCCTGATCAGATTGTACAGTATCCACAGATCGTCAAGGTTGTCTATGGAGACTTTCATTATGCCATGTCTGAGGTCTTCATTCAGAATCTTCAAGAGCCATCATTCTCAGTAACTGAATATTTGATTAGTATTTTCCACGCTTCAAGTCAGCATAATCTAAAGTTCAGGTGAGCCGCTGAATCTTGGATTGGTCAAGGATAAAAAGCTAGTGTAAATGAAGGCTAAAGGGGTAGGTGAGGGGAAACATCTTTTATAATCATCTTATATCCTAAAAATTTCAAGTGGGGTCTGGGATGAGTAGGGCTGAGGAGGAGGATAGAATCGCTGAGGCGATGGAGCAGTTGAGAGTGAGTTATGCTATGAGGCAGTGGCGTGTCTGCTCTCTGATATGTGAGTCTCTCGCAGAAAAATTCAGGTCTATGGCTGAGGGTGAGGACCGAAATTAATGGAGAGTTTAGGTGGAGTTGTTTTTAGAGCCTCTTGATCTTGTCATGGAACTCTATGAGAGCTCTTGTTCTCTCGGACTGTTCGTTCAGACTTATCAATTTCATCCCTTTATCAAACCTGTCAAATAGAATTATCTGCTCTTTCACCAATGGCTCTATGACCCTCGATACTGTTGAAGGTGATACGTTCAAGATGTTGGCGAGTAGAGATTGATTGAATATCTTGCCCCTATTCTCAAGCATATACTCTATGAGTTTGACAGTTGCTCTCGACTGGAAGATGTCTATGAGCTTCATGTTCTATTCTCCTCAAATTTAAAATGTTACTCGGGTGCCAACCTTTCCGCCATCAACCACACGTATAATATTCTCTGGGTCTCTACCGTTCAAGATCCATGTTGGGATCTTTGACCGTTCAATTATCTTGATTGCTATTGGGTCGAAGAGCTTGTATCCGCCTGCCTCAACCTTTTCGTCGAGGATTATTCTCATAAGGTCTTTAACCGAAACTTCTTCAAGCATCTTAGCCGATGGATCCTTCTTGGGATCCTTCAAATATACTCCGTCGACGTCTGTAGCGTTTATCAGCATGTCGGCACCAACAGTTTCTGCTGCGAGTGCAGCTACAGCGTTTGTGGACTGTCCTGGCTGTAATCCTCCAAGAACGACTATCTTCCCATGTTGATGGTATGCTCTGAGTCTCTGAAGGGTCTCCGGAACCTCTGGATAAGCATCGTCGCCCAAGGATGATATGAGTAGGAGGGCGTTAAGCCTTGCGAAGCGTATGCCGACCTCGTCACAGTAGGCTTCATCTCCGCCTAGCCTTCTCACAGCTTCTATATATTGGCGGGCCTTGAAACCACCCCCTGTGACTATTACAATGTCGTGGCCTCTGCTTCGAATCTGCCTCATCACTGCTGTAAACCTCTGGATATCTTCAGTATCGATTTCAGAGGGGAAGAGGTATCCTCCCGCCTTGACCACCAGCTTCATCTTTCATCCCTTTCGAACTGAACTATCGACCCTCAACATTCCCAGTGAATATATTGAGTTGAATCCACCATTTAACCCTTAATAAGTCACATCGACACGTATTGTGATCTGTAAACTTAGAGGTCTGTCTAGTCGGCTTGAAGCAGCCATTCAAGATACTCGATTCTTCGATTCACTTATCATAAGTATTAAAAATAATCCAGGCAGAAGAAGGATGGACGATAACATGATTATTTGTGGTATTGAAAAGAACATTGTTAGGGCCCCGGCTAAGCTGGATCCTAAAGCCATAGCTACATCCGAAGTTAACCATATGATCGTTGAGACGAATCCGGTGTCTAGACTTGAGACGTTGTCGCTGTAGAGTGCAGCGGAGGGTGCTGTTCTGGCTCCCCAGGCGAAGCCG
Encoded proteins:
- a CDS encoding thiamine pyrophosphate-binding protein, with product KPILVRHECSGVLMAMAYSRISGKVGVCFASPGPGVANMVPGFLEAYYACTPLVAPCPSVTLENEGKGAFQECDQLSMFRPVTKWCTRVFKAERISWFMRRAFSLATNGKPGPVYIEIPVDVGMAEVEMPEYIPAQKVMFRGDPDRIRDAAELILKAERPLIISGGGLILSRGYNELLRLAEMLGIPVMTTPSGRGSIPEDHPLAIGQVGLYRTKIGKQVQNDSDLIITVGSRNEEFQSGAWKYFPKNAKYIQIDIDPFEIGRNWIPDVPIVGDARLVLEDLIDVLKVRVSRIRLEDMPRVMAILKAKREFEAEVEKECYAEDTKLKTKRVIRELNKVFGKDTILCTENGMQDLWAYYFPYYKVLNFGDTFPPAEQTLMGAAVAGSIGAKLASPKKKVVCTTGDGAFQMFMKEMPTAVQYEAPVTWIVLNNYSLGWIKYIQKMLGERFIATDFKVQPDFVKVAEANRCFGRRVERPRDVEPALREALKANTEGTPAMVEAVIEPYDAPEGFKDFHREIWNIPT
- a CDS encoding manganese efflux pump; this encodes MDVFYIILIAVCLALDASAVSIANGMCIRPLRLKDTLAIAGSFGIFQAVMPLVGWLIGSSLLFGVFSMVDHWIVFSLLFLIGCRMVYESRNSESRFKDALSIDVLIGLSIATSMDALAVGVTFAILKVAIATPMIIIGLVTFILSFLGVLSGNRIGSIMGFRIGLLGGLILIGTGIKILIEHLS
- a CDS encoding phosphatase PAP2 family protein, with the translated sequence MVIFCVLLYLLGYKEEALLIFVTIILGTLVVSPLKATVTRLRPYSTLPTVVPLDYEAGSSFPSGHSERIFALATVIRGGWRKSLLAYSLAATVAFSRLYLGVHYPTDVLFGSVIGLIVGVITLRLERRIIWLSSRFIDWFQG
- a CDS encoding PIN domain-containing protein, with translation MNGSFMVETEFLFGFQPKDRSYDTVSRILNTYTATKPFTIYYPVSALIEIREVMVSYEKSSSERINALTLIKAKSAASNLLEITISSDDLILCEELMVQDTALTFFDALHASVALSNNLSIISNDEAYDRVGVKRISFKDFLNLLEK
- the rpsJ gene encoding 30S ribosomal protein S10, with amino-acid sequence MPGKARIRLTSTRPDHLTSICEEIKKIAERTAVKLRGPIPLPTKRLIVPTRKTPCGQGTHTWDKWEMRIHKRLIDVDPNERFLKRLMRIRTPEDVFVEIELL
- the tuf gene encoding translation elongation factor EF-1 subunit alpha translates to MSQKPHLNMIVIGHVDHGKSTMTGNLLYQTGYIDAKKIEEYARESEKTGAGETFKFAWVLDSLKEERERGVTIDLSFQKFETPKLFFTIIDAPGHRDFIKNMITGTSQADCAILTVSARKGEFEVGVGPGGQTREHAYLARTLGVNQIAVAITKMDDATVNWSQARFEECKREVESLLKTVGYDTSKIAFVPVSGWTGDNLTKPSDKMPWYKGPTLIEVLDSFTLPPKPIDKPLRIPVQDVYSITGVGTVPVGRVETGVLKEGDKIVFMPGNIVGECKSIETHHTKIPKAEPGDNIGFNVRGVDKSAIHRGDVVGHPDNPPTVAKEFIGQIIVIHHPTAIAQGYTPVLHAHTATMAATFSELIAKIDPRTGQVIEQKPAFLKTGDGALVRLRPLNPMVVEPYSEIPQLGRFAVRDMGMTIAVGVVKEVTEKA
- a CDS encoding 30S ribosomal protein S7, with product MSKEEKALSVFKIFDKWGCEGVEVRDPGLKRYISLKPTIIPHSGGRHEHQKFMKSNVNIVERLVNNMMRHGRCGGKKAKAEGIVRNALDIIHLKTGRNPIQVLIDAIVNSAPCEDVTRVAYGGVVYPVSVDISPQRRVDLALRHLADGARQVAFSNPKTIDEALADEIIYAASRDDKSFAVRRRDEMERIALASR
- a CDS encoding TIGR00269 family protein; its protein translation is MQCSLCGGPAFYRRNFEGVDLCKRCFKKSIENKVRSTISKYKMLGPEDKIAVAVSGGKDSLALLWIMRKLKSRFPSSKIFAVTIDEGIRNYRDEALSLARSLSERINIEHRVFSFKEFFKVTLDDIVQKKRETSRVTPCSYCGVLRRRALEIAARNIGANKIATAHNLDDEVQTALLNIIHGGVDRLLRSGPYLRDPQGRFIPRIKPLSEIYEREVALYAYIVGLDFQITPCPYRSEALRGEVRNIINMLEENHPGIKYTVYSSKLRLSRLLDNQIFNMQTCKSCGYPTSGEICEVCKIIGDTNSRRYVSFEKLN
- a CDS encoding site-2 protease family protein codes for the protein MNEIVVVASIYFGVMALLFILSKLFNWEKRGVTVGPLFLILKTSYLNKNLESISRRGRSIWRIMANIGVPIAIGQMVYIVYFMSQNLFNLTYKTSEAAGMVLLLPGLTISLETLPYIIVALAVVLVTHESAHALAGLTDGVPLKSAGIFFAFIIPGGFVELDEEHLEKSPLSTKLRVYSAGSSANLAAWMLVTLLFINFTATLSPFYEGPSGILVSGLVPGGGASDAGLAKWDVIYSINGQPIKSVDELSRFMGNIQPGAALSLSTDKGRVEVVTKPHPQDPARALIGIYPFNYYPPKYFLPKELPYHLYYTEYWTSVLLVWIAIFNMLPLYPLDGDKVLHSIISSRSKDAAKRVRIVSSIIFTSIVGLNIAMSFTNFGLIRV